One genomic region from Chthonomonas calidirosea T49 encodes:
- a CDS encoding zinc ribbon domain-containing protein yields MINCPHCNQPVDEQTNFYCPSCRKPLRSLSGELLTPPSTPTPSPSVPGPTPSGPNPAQPMPTTPAARPAMASTTYRIQHKQEKESKLAGYVIALCLLALLVALGAGGYLWWMHARSNPEDTAKRFVAAISSEDMETVYNLSILPDAIRSKYPDAKSFADNFNRQRAAMNSAGAGQLMDMIFQWFKGAKVGHAIINGDTATVPITLHVTFGPLSADSQQNLLMRYDHGMWKVDLSTMQAPTSSLPAGNNLPGGMLGAGGRL; encoded by the coding sequence ATGATCAATTGCCCTCATTGTAACCAACCTGTTGATGAACAGACGAACTTCTACTGCCCTAGCTGCCGTAAACCGTTGCGCTCGCTAAGCGGAGAACTGTTAACACCGCCTTCAACTCCGACTCCATCGCCCTCAGTGCCAGGCCCTACCCCATCTGGCCCGAATCCAGCACAACCGATGCCCACTACGCCAGCTGCCCGCCCCGCCATGGCATCAACCACCTATCGCATCCAACACAAGCAAGAAAAGGAGAGCAAGCTCGCCGGTTATGTTATTGCACTCTGCCTTCTTGCCCTCCTTGTGGCGCTGGGCGCCGGAGGCTACCTATGGTGGATGCACGCGCGCTCAAACCCAGAAGACACGGCCAAACGCTTCGTAGCCGCAATCAGCAGCGAAGATATGGAAACCGTCTACAACCTCTCTATACTGCCTGATGCTATAAGATCAAAATATCCCGATGCGAAGAGTTTCGCAGACAATTTCAATCGCCAGCGTGCTGCCATGAATAGCGCTGGAGCCGGACAGCTGATGGATATGATCTTTCAGTGGTTTAAAGGGGCGAAGGTAGGGCACGCGATTATCAACGGCGACACGGCCACGGTTCCGATTACCTTACACGTTACTTTTGGGCCTCTTAGCGCCGATAGTCAACAGAATCTCCTCATGCGCTACGATCACGGTATGTGGAAAGTAGACCTTTCGACCATGCAAGCGCCCACCTCCTCTTTGCCGGCAGGGAACAACCTACCTGGAGGTATGTTGGGTGCCGGTGGTAGATTGTAA
- a CDS encoding Rieske (2Fe-2S) protein, producing the protein MQWRRVAVAQMADLLPGRGLTVSLNEERECTLFLHEGRCYAVGSLCPHQNAPLCNGYLEEGEILVCRRHGFRFSLQTGECLTIGGYGIPTYPVEIEEASGTIFVSFLDDLS; encoded by the coding sequence ATGCAATGGCGCCGAGTGGCTGTCGCCCAAATGGCAGACCTTTTGCCGGGTCGGGGGCTTACTGTATCCCTCAACGAGGAACGAGAGTGCACGCTCTTCCTCCACGAAGGTCGGTGCTATGCAGTTGGTAGTCTCTGTCCTCATCAAAATGCTCCACTATGCAACGGATACTTGGAAGAGGGTGAGATACTTGTCTGTCGCCGACACGGCTTCCGTTTTAGCCTGCAAACCGGCGAGTGCCTCACCATCGGCGGGTATGGGATACCGACCTATCCCGTGGAGATCGAAGAGGCTAGTGGCACGATTTTCGTCAGCTTCCTCGACGATCTATCTTAA
- a CDS encoding sugar ABC transporter ATP-binding protein: protein MSDAHPQERSQAAVLESRPPLLEMRHISKQYPGVKALDDVSFSLEHGEVHALLGENGAGKSTLIKILSGVTMADRGEIYIEGKPVVIDNPQKAMDLGISTIYQEFNLVPYLSAAENIFLGREPQGMLPGFVDFKTLYREAQQLMDRIRARFDVRTPVNQLSVAQQQMVEIAKALGRKTKILVMDEPTATLTEHEIEALFDLIRQLRSEGISVIYVSHRLEEIFEICDRATVLRDGHYVATKKVAELTRDEIIRLMVGRELKEAIPKVVVPIGPPVLRVSHLNRKGVLHDISFEVHRGEIVGLAGLVGAGRTETARAIFGADPIDSGTIEVDGKPVRIRSPRDAIRAGIGLVTEDRKQQGLVLGMAVRSNNTLSNLQALSAAGFIRLGKERSVAEKYRQELSIKTPTIEQTVKNLSGGNQQKVVLAKWLFAGAKVLILDEPTRGIDVRAKSEIYELMNELASQGVGILMISSELPEILGMSDRILVMHEGRIVGELRREEATQEKIMHLATGGE from the coding sequence ATGAGTGATGCACATCCTCAGGAACGATCTCAGGCGGCTGTACTAGAAAGCCGTCCGCCTCTTTTGGAGATGCGCCATATCAGTAAACAGTACCCTGGCGTGAAGGCCCTTGATGATGTAAGCTTCTCTTTGGAGCATGGAGAGGTTCATGCGCTGCTAGGAGAGAACGGGGCAGGGAAATCTACGCTCATCAAGATCCTATCGGGGGTCACGATGGCGGATCGGGGAGAGATCTATATCGAGGGCAAGCCGGTGGTTATTGATAACCCACAGAAAGCTATGGACCTCGGAATCTCCACGATCTATCAGGAGTTCAACCTTGTGCCCTATCTCAGCGCGGCGGAGAACATCTTTTTAGGGCGCGAGCCGCAAGGGATGTTGCCGGGCTTTGTGGATTTTAAAACCCTCTACCGCGAGGCCCAACAGCTGATGGATCGCATTCGAGCGCGTTTCGACGTGCGAACCCCAGTAAATCAGCTGAGTGTGGCCCAGCAACAGATGGTGGAGATCGCGAAGGCTTTGGGGCGCAAAACCAAGATACTAGTGATGGATGAGCCTACGGCTACCCTGACCGAACATGAAATTGAAGCCCTTTTCGACCTCATTCGGCAGTTGCGTTCGGAAGGAATTAGCGTGATCTATGTCTCGCACCGGCTTGAGGAGATATTCGAGATTTGCGATAGGGCTACGGTCCTACGTGATGGGCACTACGTGGCGACCAAGAAGGTGGCCGAGCTAACACGCGATGAGATCATTCGTCTAATGGTGGGGCGCGAGCTCAAAGAGGCCATTCCTAAAGTTGTCGTGCCCATCGGCCCTCCGGTATTACGCGTGAGCCATCTCAACCGGAAGGGCGTGCTGCATGATATCTCTTTTGAGGTGCATCGGGGCGAGATCGTGGGTTTAGCCGGTTTGGTTGGAGCGGGGCGCACTGAGACGGCACGCGCTATCTTTGGCGCTGACCCCATTGATAGCGGCACGATCGAAGTGGATGGAAAACCGGTGCGCATCCGTTCGCCGCGCGATGCTATCCGAGCGGGCATCGGGCTGGTAACGGAGGACAGAAAACAGCAAGGGTTAGTGCTAGGAATGGCCGTGCGCTCCAACAATACGCTTTCCAATTTGCAAGCGCTCTCTGCCGCCGGCTTTATTCGCTTGGGGAAAGAGCGCAGCGTTGCCGAGAAATATCGCCAGGAGCTCAGTATTAAGACGCCGACCATAGAGCAGACCGTAAAAAACCTCTCTGGTGGCAACCAGCAGAAGGTGGTGTTGGCTAAGTGGCTTTTTGCTGGCGCAAAGGTGCTGATTTTAGATGAGCCGACGCGCGGCATAGACGTGCGTGCGAAGAGTGAAATCTATGAACTAATGAACGAACTGGCCTCGCAGGGCGTAGGCATTTTGATGATCTCTTCGGAGCTGCCGGAGATTTTGGGGATGAGCGATCGCATCCTCGTGATGCATGAAGGGCGTATCGTTGGGGAGCTGCGTCGCGAGGAGGCCACCCAAGAGAAGATCATGCACTTGGCTACAGGCGGAGAGTAG
- a CDS encoding tetratricopeptide repeat protein, with protein MPKVIEKSFQKGVWSVRGWTVGCGVLCLLIASSMAMAQGSGTSPSLGGTAHATPPLSAQMKRLAELYHQAGMLQQEGKLDEALVAYREFLQLARAQHQPPQTQLLALAQIYNIYAQRKDLQGIETTLLQIVKVIPTDSEAWARLARIAAAKRDWAKAQQLALHALHLKPPAPIAALAHETLGIVALGRKDYPTARQQLHTALQLTPNDLDARYNYAFALYASGNLREAETQAKLVCEKAPKNLSALFLLASIRQTGRDLKDAIATYDQILALDPRNHEALFNRALLAQQIGMVQEAEKAYVELLRLYPNDVPGHFNFGLLYAGLKNYPAARNQFLLAASVLDKEKSKRDPLLIKLLANLAQVEAQMVFDTANVAQRQELIAQAERHYKEAIALDPNNLRLQYQLAVLYRNVGRYEDALAIYKKRYAEDPSDSSAAFGIADVAFMQGKPDDALAIWHDFVQHNPKDPIGHIQYAQVLELRGRWQEAADQRAALVALNPEDGADMLSQAHDLLQANQLAASQAIYNKVLSLKPQSKSAPNVPNVATAANVASWRLSALQGLADIAQKQNKLADALRYLQQAAEEDRTNAARNHTNPHEEPYLEMASIYEKENQPDKAIQVLNQLAALLPLNEKPYVELGHIYERQGKVEQAVDALIKASQRAKDPLPDSLEAADVYRSHKMYDKAIALYQSLQKRFPKSIELLSDLAQTLEQSGQDEQALGVYQQLYKVNPTLVWVLDKEATVLTRLKRYPEAVALREQQIAAAPNNPQAYADLIHLYALEGKPEECLAWLQAKAQQQPDNASLLTALLDQYDALKRHQEGISYLQGLVSAHPKNAVALACMQALQSHGLKKEALDMMAQVAQKAPTDASIQESYAAMLSDNGDKKAAIAVYQKFLQQPNIPMAEQLQMRQLLAQQLQSTGDLAGAQEQYEQILKESPNDTQSLLNLITLWKGQGKLDQIIAFCTNFVAQPGLSQMQRAWTYTYLGQAFQQQKNIAEARAQYQAALRCMPQFPPAETALANLPAK; from the coding sequence GTGCCAAAGGTGATAGAGAAATCGTTCCAAAAAGGAGTTTGGAGTGTGCGCGGTTGGACGGTTGGATGTGGTGTGCTCTGCTTACTGATAGCGTCTTCCATGGCGATGGCGCAAGGTTCTGGCACTTCCCCTTCCCTTGGTGGCACAGCCCACGCAACCCCGCCGCTTTCCGCCCAGATGAAGCGCCTTGCCGAGCTGTATCATCAGGCCGGGATGCTTCAGCAGGAGGGAAAACTCGATGAGGCTTTAGTGGCCTATCGTGAGTTCCTTCAACTAGCGCGTGCCCAGCACCAGCCACCTCAAACTCAGCTGCTCGCTCTGGCCCAAATCTATAATATCTACGCCCAGCGTAAAGACCTCCAAGGAATCGAAACGACGCTTCTTCAGATCGTGAAGGTGATTCCCACAGATAGTGAGGCGTGGGCGCGTCTTGCTCGTATTGCAGCGGCCAAACGCGATTGGGCTAAAGCGCAGCAACTCGCTCTCCATGCCCTTCATTTGAAACCGCCGGCGCCCATTGCAGCCCTCGCTCATGAGACCCTTGGTATAGTTGCACTAGGACGTAAGGATTATCCAACAGCCCGACAGCAGCTACATACCGCCCTCCAGTTGACACCAAACGACTTGGACGCGCGCTATAACTACGCTTTTGCTCTCTACGCCTCCGGCAACTTGCGAGAGGCGGAAACACAAGCCAAACTTGTTTGTGAGAAGGCGCCGAAAAACCTGTCGGCCCTATTCTTGTTAGCCTCCATTCGTCAAACGGGGCGTGACCTGAAAGATGCTATCGCGACTTACGATCAAATTCTTGCCTTAGACCCGCGCAACCATGAAGCGCTCTTCAACCGCGCACTGCTTGCGCAGCAGATCGGTATGGTGCAGGAAGCCGAGAAAGCCTACGTGGAGTTGCTAAGGCTCTATCCCAACGATGTGCCTGGCCACTTCAACTTCGGCTTGCTCTATGCGGGCTTGAAAAACTACCCAGCCGCTCGGAACCAGTTTCTTCTCGCCGCTTCCGTTTTAGACAAAGAGAAGTCGAAGAGGGATCCGTTGCTTATCAAGCTGCTTGCTAACCTCGCACAGGTGGAAGCGCAGATGGTTTTTGATACGGCCAATGTGGCCCAGCGTCAGGAGCTTATCGCACAGGCCGAAAGGCACTATAAAGAGGCGATCGCCCTCGACCCCAATAATCTGCGTCTGCAGTATCAGCTTGCTGTGCTCTATCGCAATGTAGGGCGCTATGAGGATGCCTTGGCCATCTATAAAAAGCGCTATGCGGAGGACCCCTCCGATAGCAGCGCTGCCTTCGGCATTGCGGATGTAGCCTTTATGCAGGGGAAACCTGATGATGCCCTCGCAATTTGGCACGATTTTGTGCAACACAATCCGAAAGACCCCATTGGGCATATCCAATACGCCCAGGTTCTAGAGTTGCGCGGGCGTTGGCAAGAGGCTGCCGACCAGCGGGCCGCGTTGGTGGCGTTGAACCCTGAGGATGGAGCCGACATGCTTTCGCAGGCGCACGATCTGCTGCAGGCCAACCAGTTGGCGGCGTCTCAGGCCATCTATAACAAAGTTCTCTCGCTAAAGCCGCAGTCCAAAAGCGCTCCCAACGTACCGAATGTGGCCACTGCGGCCAACGTTGCCTCCTGGAGACTTTCGGCCTTACAGGGACTAGCCGATATTGCGCAAAAGCAGAATAAGTTAGCCGATGCCCTGCGCTATTTGCAACAGGCGGCTGAAGAGGATCGCACCAATGCTGCGCGTAACCATACAAACCCACATGAAGAGCCTTACCTGGAAATGGCCTCGATCTATGAAAAAGAGAATCAACCCGATAAGGCCATCCAGGTACTGAACCAACTTGCCGCGCTTCTGCCCCTCAATGAAAAGCCCTATGTGGAGCTCGGACACATCTACGAACGGCAGGGTAAAGTGGAACAGGCAGTGGATGCGCTGATCAAGGCATCACAACGCGCCAAAGACCCTCTACCTGACTCGCTGGAAGCAGCCGATGTCTACCGAAGCCATAAAATGTATGATAAGGCGATCGCTCTATACCAATCTCTGCAGAAGCGCTTCCCAAAGAGCATCGAACTGTTAAGTGATTTAGCCCAAACGCTAGAGCAGAGTGGGCAAGACGAGCAGGCTTTGGGCGTCTATCAGCAGCTTTATAAGGTCAATCCCACCCTCGTGTGGGTGTTGGATAAAGAGGCAACGGTGCTGACTCGCTTAAAGCGCTATCCTGAGGCCGTTGCCCTTCGTGAGCAACAGATCGCCGCCGCACCAAATAATCCTCAGGCCTACGCGGATCTGATCCACCTCTACGCGCTTGAAGGAAAACCAGAGGAGTGTCTTGCCTGGCTTCAAGCCAAAGCCCAACAGCAGCCGGATAATGCCTCCCTGCTGACAGCTCTGCTCGACCAGTACGATGCGCTAAAGCGGCACCAGGAGGGCATCTCCTATCTCCAGGGATTGGTGAGCGCACACCCGAAAAATGCGGTCGCCCTCGCCTGCATGCAGGCGCTGCAGAGCCATGGATTGAAGAAGGAGGCGTTAGATATGATGGCGCAAGTTGCTCAAAAGGCGCCCACCGATGCCTCAATTCAGGAATCGTATGCGGCTATGCTGAGCGATAATGGAGACAAAAAAGCGGCTATCGCTGTTTATCAAAAATTCTTGCAACAGCCAAATATCCCAATGGCCGAGCAGCTCCAGATGCGACAGCTATTGGCCCAGCAACTACAAAGCACGGGCGATCTAGCAGGAGCACAGGAACAGTATGAGCAGATCTTGAAAGAATCACCAAACGATACGCAGTCGCTGTTAAATCTCATTACGCTCTGGAAAGGGCAAGGGAAGTTAGACCAGATCATCGCTTTCTGCACAAACTTTGTAGCACAACCCGGGCTTTCCCAGATGCAACGCGCGTGGACGTATACCTATCTTGGGCAAGCTTTTCAGCAGCAGAAGAACATCGCAGAAGCGCGGGCGCAATATCAGGCTGCTTTAAGATGTATGCCGCAGTTTCCACCTGCGGAGACCGCTCTGGCTAATCTGCCGGCAAAATAA
- a CDS encoding GntR family transcriptional regulator has translation MVRKNALSPSAKHIADTLENRIRTGVYLSGQWLPAEREIAQEFGVSRIVVRAAIHELEQRQLLVRSAKCRPIIQTPASVITPSSNAATRRFNIGLWLWPTPGDPAYAMIVRGIRKSLDEAHFRLITETPVESDWPSIRRAERLFLQRMREDRDIAGIILWYLGGTENIRALERVREAGIPMVFIDRRPPEGFDADYVGVDNIHAAENIVRHLLSRGQSGYRPCLQP, from the coding sequence ATGGTGCGCAAAAACGCGCTCTCACCGTCCGCTAAACATATCGCGGACACCCTGGAAAATCGTATACGTACCGGCGTGTACCTTTCCGGCCAATGGCTGCCGGCAGAACGCGAGATCGCTCAGGAGTTCGGCGTTAGCCGCATCGTCGTACGCGCTGCTATCCATGAACTCGAACAACGTCAGCTTCTCGTGCGCTCGGCCAAATGCCGGCCTATTATTCAAACCCCTGCCTCAGTAATAACCCCTTCATCCAACGCTGCCACACGGCGTTTCAATATCGGCCTTTGGCTTTGGCCTACCCCCGGCGATCCAGCCTATGCCATGATCGTGCGGGGTATCCGTAAGTCACTTGATGAGGCCCACTTTCGTCTGATTACGGAAACCCCGGTCGAGTCGGATTGGCCCTCCATCCGTCGCGCAGAACGGCTTTTTCTTCAGCGCATGCGCGAAGATCGGGACATCGCCGGCATCATCCTCTGGTACCTTGGAGGCACCGAAAATATCCGTGCTCTTGAGCGGGTTCGCGAGGCCGGCATTCCCATGGTGTTCATTGACCGCCGTCCTCCAGAGGGCTTCGATGCCGACTATGTTGGCGTAGATAACATCCACGCTGCCGAGAACATCGTGCGCCATCTCCTTTCACGAGGCCAGTCGGGTTATCGCCCATGTCTCCAACCTTGA
- a CDS encoding substrate-binding domain-containing protein, which produces MEERLRGYRRALELAGIPYCPELVCRDPGSPEDNPSEGLLPLIRSLLQRPDPPTAFFAVNDHVAQRTQSVLRKLGVCVPDDVALAGFDGTERWSPHGCTLTTANQPFESMGTRAVEVLLRRMKVGSDGTWQHVLLEAPIAIYHSTSTIPKKRRLNIPSDKERTE; this is translated from the coding sequence GTGGAAGAGCGCCTTCGAGGTTATCGCCGTGCACTCGAACTCGCTGGTATCCCCTATTGCCCGGAACTGGTCTGTAGAGACCCTGGTTCCCCAGAAGACAACCCCTCAGAAGGGCTTCTTCCCCTCATTCGCTCGCTCCTTCAACGCCCTGATCCACCCACGGCCTTTTTTGCCGTTAACGATCACGTTGCCCAGAGAACCCAATCTGTCCTACGAAAACTTGGTGTCTGCGTCCCCGATGATGTCGCTTTGGCCGGATTCGATGGGACGGAACGGTGGAGCCCTCATGGTTGCACCCTCACCACCGCCAATCAGCCCTTTGAGAGCATGGGCACTCGCGCCGTTGAGGTGCTGCTGCGTCGAATGAAGGTAGGCTCAGATGGAACCTGGCAACACGTATTACTTGAAGCGCCGATCGCGATCTATCACTCAACCTCCACGATCCCTAAAAAACGTCGCCTTAATATTCCTAGCGATAAGGAAAGGACCGAATAA
- a CDS encoding DUF1559 domain-containing protein: MKTKLSRMGFTLIELLVVIAIIAILAAILFPVFAQAREKARQITCLSNMKQITLGILQYEEDYDETMVPAHNCDLSLTSRVSFFCGGSIAARLDWPQTIEPYVKSPLNRGNSVFYCPDLEADFYHQWSANPTNTSDQWSSYFVTYAMNLDYLQPDPGCDPHQVLPTASQVWGFPVNIARIEEPANTVLITDAKPDVILSGPATGAFYPSDLVDSPADYGANSLACGLDAWGACDFGDGEACGLGGPNGAQITDTNMFDPRHSQGGNVAFCDGHTKWLTPGALAAGTNWYRGIPDGNVQITDLSQYLWSLNKEGTDM, translated from the coding sequence ATGAAAACAAAACTATCAAGAATGGGTTTTACTCTTATTGAACTTCTCGTCGTTATTGCTATTATAGCAATATTAGCGGCCATTCTCTTCCCTGTTTTCGCTCAGGCCCGCGAGAAGGCACGCCAGATCACCTGCCTCTCCAACATGAAGCAGATCACACTTGGTATTCTCCAATACGAAGAAGATTACGATGAGACGATGGTTCCTGCCCACAACTGCGATCTCAGCCTCACGAGCCGCGTCTCTTTCTTCTGCGGAGGTAGCATCGCCGCCCGCCTCGACTGGCCGCAAACTATCGAACCCTACGTGAAATCACCGCTCAACCGAGGTAACTCTGTTTTTTATTGCCCCGATCTCGAAGCAGACTTCTACCACCAGTGGTCCGCCAACCCCACGAATACAAGCGATCAGTGGTCATCCTACTTCGTTACCTATGCTATGAATCTGGACTATCTGCAGCCAGATCCCGGCTGTGATCCCCATCAAGTATTGCCAACGGCTAGCCAGGTTTGGGGGTTTCCGGTTAACATCGCCCGCATAGAAGAGCCGGCCAACACGGTGCTAATAACCGATGCGAAACCGGATGTCATCCTCTCAGGGCCGGCAACCGGCGCTTTCTACCCTAGCGATCTCGTTGACTCTCCGGCCGACTATGGGGCTAACTCGCTAGCTTGTGGGCTTGATGCCTGGGGAGCCTGCGACTTCGGCGATGGGGAAGCCTGTGGTCTTGGTGGCCCTAATGGGGCGCAGATCACAGATACCAATATGTTCGACCCCCGCCATAGCCAAGGGGGTAACGTGGCTTTCTGCGATGGACACACCAAATGGCTTACCCCAGGTGCCCTTGCCGCCGGAACCAACTGGTACCGTGGCATCCCCGACGGCAATGTGCAGATTACCGATCTGAGTCAGTATCTGTGGTCGCTCAATAAAGAAGGAACCGACATGTGA
- a CDS encoding phytanoyl-CoA dioxygenase family protein, with protein sequence MNEEERFLFDLRGYLVLPQVLDAETVRQMNAWIDAQAERDPQWRGQTANKHIENPITWHPLFQNLMDHPRVLPILREILGERFRLDHDYAIFLEPGHKGLKLHGPHTVPFDPCHYYRCDNGQIRCGLTVVSWSLTDVPPGAGGFAVVAGSHKSNFPCPPDIKALQRPSPIVEQIPCKAGDCVIFTEALLHGTLPWKGPGTRRTLFYKYAPCMLAWSQQTYRAPEQVPFPPHFWENLTPRQKLLLAPASAIDFHPPIEA encoded by the coding sequence ATGAATGAGGAAGAACGCTTTCTTTTCGACCTGAGAGGTTACCTGGTTTTGCCACAAGTCCTAGATGCCGAAACCGTGCGCCAAATGAACGCCTGGATAGATGCCCAGGCCGAGCGCGACCCGCAATGGCGAGGCCAAACAGCTAATAAGCATATCGAAAACCCCATCACATGGCATCCGCTGTTTCAAAACCTGATGGACCATCCACGTGTGCTTCCCATCCTTCGGGAGATTCTAGGAGAGCGCTTTCGCCTTGACCACGACTACGCTATCTTTCTCGAGCCAGGCCATAAAGGCCTCAAACTCCACGGCCCGCATACGGTTCCCTTCGATCCCTGTCACTACTATCGCTGCGATAATGGCCAGATTCGTTGCGGTCTGACCGTGGTCTCTTGGTCACTGACCGATGTCCCTCCAGGCGCCGGTGGTTTCGCCGTCGTCGCCGGTAGTCATAAGAGCAATTTCCCCTGCCCACCGGATATTAAAGCTCTACAGCGCCCCTCCCCCATCGTCGAACAGATCCCCTGTAAAGCAGGAGACTGCGTGATCTTCACAGAAGCGCTTCTGCACGGAACCCTCCCATGGAAAGGGCCGGGAACTCGACGTACCCTGTTCTACAAATATGCTCCTTGCATGCTTGCTTGGAGTCAGCAAACCTACAGAGCCCCTGAACAGGTACCCTTTCCCCCACACTTTTGGGAAAACCTCACCCCACGCCAAAAACTTCTCCTCGCCCCTGCTTCTGCCATAGATTTCCATCCGCCCATTGAGGCCTAG
- a CDS encoding NAD(P)/FAD-dependent oxidoreductase — MAETADVVIIGAGVIGASVAHHLATQKVGKVLLVEAQERPGLGSTRYATGGYRAQFSTAINVKLSLLSREKLRSFQEETGIDSGYRPYGYLFLARRPEQMEALRQAMNVQRAAGLSEVREVSVEEIHAINPWVSTEDIVGGTFCPTDGFTRPLQIHEGYLRSAVRSGASLLCERQVIEIQSDGGQRVRAVRTQRETIETRTVVNAAGAWAGEVAALAGVALPVWPARRQVAVSVEQPVLPDTMPMTIDVEDGFHLRVRDGRVLLLWPAETPGRYPYDVSFYERWLEGLRTKMDRRVPVLRSVVLDREACYCGLYEMSPDKHVVLGEAPRLKGFYLVNGSSGHGVMHAPILGQLVAEMILFGQTRTLDVHALRPTRFVESDLNPETGIL; from the coding sequence ATGGCAGAGACTGCAGATGTGGTAATCATTGGTGCCGGCGTGATCGGTGCGAGCGTGGCGCACCATCTGGCTACACAGAAGGTGGGAAAGGTGCTTCTGGTGGAGGCGCAGGAGCGTCCTGGGTTAGGTTCTACCCGTTACGCAACAGGTGGCTATCGTGCACAGTTCAGCACGGCCATCAATGTCAAGCTTTCATTGTTGTCGCGAGAGAAGTTGCGCTCCTTCCAGGAGGAAACCGGCATCGATTCGGGCTATCGTCCTTACGGGTATCTTTTTTTAGCACGACGGCCGGAACAGATGGAAGCGCTCCGTCAAGCGATGAACGTGCAGCGAGCGGCGGGTCTTTCCGAGGTGCGCGAGGTAAGTGTGGAGGAGATACATGCGATCAATCCTTGGGTAAGCACAGAGGATATCGTTGGAGGCACGTTTTGTCCAACCGACGGTTTCACACGTCCCCTGCAGATTCACGAAGGCTATTTGCGTTCTGCGGTCAGGAGCGGGGCCTCTCTGTTATGCGAGCGGCAGGTTATTGAGATACAAAGTGACGGCGGGCAAAGGGTACGCGCCGTTCGTACCCAGCGTGAGACTATTGAGACACGCACTGTGGTGAACGCAGCTGGCGCATGGGCAGGTGAGGTGGCGGCGTTGGCAGGTGTGGCTCTTCCGGTTTGGCCTGCAAGGCGTCAGGTAGCTGTGAGTGTAGAGCAGCCCGTTTTGCCCGACACAATGCCGATGACAATAGATGTGGAGGACGGGTTTCACTTGCGGGTGAGGGATGGCCGTGTTCTTCTGCTGTGGCCGGCAGAGACGCCAGGTCGCTATCCCTACGATGTCTCATTCTATGAGAGATGGTTAGAGGGCCTCAGAACGAAGATGGATCGGCGTGTGCCGGTATTAAGATCCGTTGTCCTAGATAGAGAGGCTTGTTATTGCGGTTTGTACGAGATGTCTCCAGACAAGCACGTGGTGTTGGGGGAGGCCCCACGTTTAAAAGGATTTTATCTTGTAAACGGATCGTCCGGCCATGGGGTAATGCACGCGCCCATTTTAGGTCAGCTTGTGGCGGAGATGATACTTTTTGGCCAGACACGCACATTGGATGTGCACGCTTTGCGTCCTACACGTTTTGTAGAAAGCGATCTTAACCCGGAGACGGGCATCTTGTGA